A genomic segment from Lignipirellula cremea encodes:
- a CDS encoding outer membrane protein assembly factor BamB family protein gives MKSLRLICCCLAVWGTVSAMPAQAEDWPQWKLDSRHSGNAPDRSLAPSLGLVGAVPLTDGIYGSPVIVGGKIYLVDGAGVAFCIDAATLTVDWQTPTDGGPANCNNVSSPAVAGDHLHFGVMAGFYYVLDRKTGQVVQRIDTQDPIFSTPVVGADRVYFATLGAQVYAVDFAGKLAWSWDFVKEVIGFEGNRWSGEQWHAFKKGRVTWKDHFCCSRNLALHEKTLVIPAGGRVVFLDDAGDHPTLRVVGEIPNQNGSEYPAAFGLSLGDDGAAYVQWHRRDNVGRVEILRLQGDQAVATAVADTLTAIDLPGLMSFASVSIRGDDIYRVRPEQGLGLCRHGLEENSIQPIAAAASICSPILLARHAVYGGLDGKLVVAPLSGDEEPWTFATAFGKPITAPAAVCDGRIYFGCEDGYLYVLGPDGKAPLPTRALDLEQIRSPLTGKFTDAKYNWYTNYGNVGCTNANDQGIEPPVRMRWVRRVEGSVKHIPVCGGGRMYTHTAEGQIIAVEQETGRLLWRRYFPGVYLSFTSPLYHQDRLLVPQAGLKGSFLRCLDAATGELLWEQPFSGSPSWSRQFPPVMHGNLAIYASGSGEYAAAGTEKAFAWRRLQERTDGNEVMSFLYSHNNPFYPADNRPLIWAWNIETGELVWQKDYSKYGSGGNDCGLAMMDGQLYYSTFFGYQADQRRRRGETGGVNGLTVSLDPLTGEEKWLSTDYYVTAGCTVTAKDGRLYLGGYNQANDKTKERFIWCLDARDGALVWKSDPVASAVNVVTVGERFIFSNAIRAQCHLFDKKTGEIVYRFGLDYNCTRFTLSEPYLMGPNMDMLDLTDGHKLVATGPAVDSRECLGSAVSNGRIFYISQASGLELSAVTGEDARRLPPVWEKR, from the coding sequence ATGAAGTCTTTGCGCCTGATCTGCTGCTGTCTTGCCGTCTGGGGAACCGTGTCGGCAATGCCGGCCCAGGCGGAGGACTGGCCCCAGTGGAAGCTCGACTCCCGGCATTCCGGCAACGCGCCGGATCGAAGTCTGGCGCCGTCGCTCGGCCTGGTCGGCGCCGTGCCGCTGACCGACGGCATATACGGCTCGCCGGTGATCGTAGGCGGCAAGATCTATCTGGTCGACGGGGCGGGGGTCGCCTTCTGCATCGACGCCGCGACGCTGACGGTCGACTGGCAAACGCCCACCGACGGCGGCCCGGCCAACTGCAACAATGTCAGCTCGCCCGCCGTCGCCGGTGATCATCTGCACTTCGGCGTGATGGCCGGCTTCTACTACGTGCTCGACCGGAAAACGGGCCAGGTGGTGCAGCGCATCGACACCCAGGATCCCATTTTCAGCACCCCGGTTGTCGGAGCCGACCGCGTCTACTTCGCCACACTGGGCGCCCAGGTGTATGCGGTCGACTTCGCGGGGAAACTCGCCTGGAGCTGGGACTTCGTGAAAGAGGTCATCGGCTTTGAAGGGAACCGCTGGTCCGGCGAGCAGTGGCACGCCTTCAAGAAGGGCCGGGTCACCTGGAAGGATCACTTCTGCTGCTCGCGCAACCTGGCCCTGCATGAGAAAACGCTGGTGATTCCGGCCGGCGGACGCGTGGTTTTCCTCGACGACGCCGGCGATCACCCGACCCTGCGCGTGGTGGGCGAGATCCCCAACCAGAACGGCAGCGAGTACCCGGCCGCCTTTGGCCTGAGCCTGGGCGACGACGGGGCCGCCTACGTGCAGTGGCATCGCCGCGATAACGTGGGCCGGGTCGAAATCCTTCGCCTGCAGGGCGACCAAGCAGTCGCCACGGCCGTTGCGGATACGCTCACCGCCATCGACCTGCCGGGGCTGATGAGCTTCGCCTCGGTCAGTATCCGCGGGGACGACATCTATCGCGTCCGGCCCGAACAAGGCCTGGGACTCTGTCGCCATGGCCTGGAAGAGAACTCGATCCAGCCGATCGCGGCCGCCGCCTCGATCTGCTCACCCATCCTGCTGGCCCGGCATGCGGTCTACGGCGGTCTCGACGGCAAACTGGTCGTGGCTCCGCTCTCCGGCGACGAAGAGCCCTGGACGTTCGCTACGGCCTTTGGCAAGCCGATCACGGCGCCGGCCGCAGTCTGCGACGGCCGCATTTACTTCGGCTGCGAGGACGGCTACCTGTACGTACTGGGCCCTGATGGGAAAGCCCCGCTGCCGACCCGGGCGCTCGACCTGGAGCAGATTCGCAGCCCGCTGACCGGCAAGTTTACCGACGCCAAATACAACTGGTACACCAACTACGGCAACGTCGGTTGCACCAACGCCAACGACCAGGGGATCGAACCGCCGGTGCGGATGCGGTGGGTCCGCCGCGTGGAAGGCTCCGTCAAACATATCCCCGTCTGCGGCGGAGGGCGGATGTACACGCACACGGCCGAAGGGCAGATCATCGCCGTTGAACAAGAGACAGGCCGCCTGCTGTGGCGCCGATACTTCCCCGGCGTGTACCTGTCGTTCACCTCCCCGCTGTACCATCAGGATCGGCTGCTGGTGCCGCAGGCCGGCCTCAAGGGCTCGTTCCTGCGCTGCCTGGACGCGGCGACTGGGGAGCTGCTGTGGGAACAGCCGTTCAGCGGCTCGCCCAGCTGGAGCCGGCAGTTCCCGCCCGTCATGCACGGCAACCTGGCGATCTACGCCTCTGGTTCGGGCGAATACGCGGCGGCCGGAACGGAGAAGGCCTTCGCCTGGCGGCGTCTGCAGGAACGGACCGACGGCAACGAGGTGATGAGCTTTCTCTACAGCCATAACAACCCGTTCTATCCGGCCGACAACCGGCCGCTGATCTGGGCCTGGAATATCGAAACGGGCGAACTTGTCTGGCAGAAGGACTACTCCAAATACGGCTCCGGCGGCAACGACTGCGGACTCGCCATGATGGACGGCCAGCTGTACTACTCCACCTTTTTCGGTTACCAGGCCGATCAAAGGCGCCGCCGCGGCGAAACGGGCGGCGTCAACGGCCTGACCGTTTCCCTGGATCCCCTGACCGGCGAAGAAAAGTGGCTGTCGACCGATTACTATGTGACGGCCGGCTGCACTGTGACCGCCAAAGACGGCCGGCTGTACCTGGGCGGGTACAACCAGGCGAACGACAAAACCAAGGAGCGATTCATCTGGTGCCTCGACGCCCGCGACGGCGCTCTGGTGTGGAAATCCGACCCGGTCGCCTCTGCGGTCAACGTGGTGACGGTCGGCGAGCGGTTCATTTTTTCTAACGCCATCAGGGCGCAGTGCCATTTGTTCGACAAGAAAACGGGAGAGATCGTCTACCGTTTCGGCCTGGACTACAACTGCACGCGGTTCACGCTTTCGGAACCGTACCTGATGGGCCCCAACATGGACATGCTCGACCTGACCGACGGGCACAAGCTGGTGGCGACCGGCCCGGCCGTTGACTCCCGCGAGTGCCTGGGCTCAGCCGTATCGAACGGGCGCATCTTCTACATTTCCCAGGCCAGCGGACTGGAGCTGTCGGCCGTGACGGGAGAAGACGCCCGGCGCCTGCCGCCCGTGTGGGAAAAAAGGTAA
- a CDS encoding (5-formylfuran-3-yl)methyl phosphate synthase yields MTSLLVSVRNSDEAAAALRGGADWIDVKEPRNGALGAADPIVWREVAAVVAGRTPLSAALGELTSPGAFTAADLADVQYAKVGLAGSNDSDWPQRWRRLLRRLPSHVQPVAVLYADWEAAAAPPPAEVLAAALSQRCAALLIDTWCKDGRHVFEVLPAATIAALLGAASAAGMRAVLGGSLTADRLADAVAAGAQLVAVRGAACDGARDSAVCEGRVSELVTRLAAVS; encoded by the coding sequence ATGACATCGCTGCTGGTAAGCGTTCGCAACTCCGACGAAGCGGCCGCCGCCCTGCGGGGAGGAGCCGACTGGATCGATGTCAAAGAGCCCCGCAACGGAGCCCTGGGAGCCGCCGATCCGATCGTCTGGCGGGAAGTGGCCGCCGTGGTCGCCGGACGCACGCCGCTCAGCGCAGCCCTGGGCGAATTGACCAGCCCGGGCGCCTTCACGGCCGCCGATCTGGCCGACGTGCAGTACGCCAAAGTCGGCCTGGCCGGCAGCAACGACAGCGACTGGCCCCAGCGCTGGCGCCGTTTGCTGCGACGCCTGCCGTCGCACGTGCAACCCGTGGCCGTGCTGTACGCCGACTGGGAAGCGGCCGCCGCGCCGCCACCGGCCGAGGTGCTGGCCGCCGCCTTGTCGCAGAGGTGCGCTGCGCTTCTGATTGACACCTGGTGCAAGGACGGGCGTCACGTGTTCGAAGTGCTGCCTGCCGCCACGATCGCCGCGCTGCTGGGGGCCGCCTCCGCCGCCGGGATGCGGGCTGTACTGGGCGGTTCGCTCACCGCCGACCGCCTGGCTGACGCCGTTGCGGCCGGCGCGCAACTGGTCGCCGTCCGCGGAGCCGCCTGCGACGGCGCGCGGGATAGCGCCGTCTGTGAAGGCCGGGTGTCAGAACTTGTCACCCGCCTGGCCGCCGTTTCCTGA
- a CDS encoding DUF2330 domain-containing protein, translated as MVPPLLARDDSIRRQGLQTTYVFYHRGMETIVLRPAFNGDVDEFGMLIPFPAPPAIRKTPEDLFDQIAAAVDPPEVVLDLRKPRFFGGFGGGGFGGGMGGGGGFFGGGLSIDTVRVVRQEAVGMYEVAVLQAGSAAALKRWVDDHAYRFPQGMEPVCQEYVTAGWCFVAVKTKVAVKEKSDPQPGQREIKNDMPKDARFQGAVQAMGFRFPSEKLVVPMRLSVFNSTDLRNQVFLLTDKPMRIENMPEAFVMRQISGAKLVENLTGPLPVRVIGGKPTRRDLARRVGSRDPRPHSRQAADLFASDVASAITGNLLSPREEDEKQLLNISESLGMRGDAIDRAIRRTEPSIHESAVREALNAIRSMTLTVIDGDFPREVLRDQNVTFVPYQLPDELNTAARYDAKVAGPAPLKEGVIYLGALPDDTAIESIASTRAKSMREAGSSAAESAENAPTVAPPAPRMPLLLLAFAAIVLAGAGYYRWRKP; from the coding sequence ATGGTGCCCCCGTTGCTCGCCCGGGACGACTCGATTCGTCGCCAGGGTCTGCAGACGACGTACGTGTTTTATCACCGCGGCATGGAAACGATCGTGCTGCGCCCTGCCTTTAACGGGGACGTCGACGAGTTCGGCATGCTGATCCCCTTCCCTGCCCCGCCCGCCATTCGCAAGACACCGGAAGATCTGTTCGACCAGATCGCCGCGGCGGTGGATCCGCCCGAGGTGGTGCTCGACCTGCGAAAGCCACGGTTCTTTGGCGGTTTCGGCGGAGGCGGTTTCGGCGGCGGCATGGGCGGTGGAGGCGGCTTTTTTGGCGGAGGACTGTCGATCGACACCGTACGCGTGGTCCGCCAGGAAGCGGTCGGCATGTACGAAGTGGCCGTGCTGCAGGCCGGCAGCGCCGCCGCGCTCAAACGCTGGGTCGACGACCATGCGTATCGTTTCCCGCAGGGGATGGAGCCGGTCTGCCAGGAATATGTCACCGCCGGCTGGTGCTTTGTCGCCGTGAAAACCAAAGTCGCCGTCAAGGAGAAGTCCGACCCCCAGCCCGGCCAGCGGGAAATCAAAAACGACATGCCAAAAGACGCCCGGTTCCAGGGCGCGGTGCAGGCGATGGGGTTCCGCTTTCCCAGCGAGAAGCTGGTCGTGCCCATGCGGCTGTCGGTGTTCAATTCGACCGATCTGCGCAACCAGGTTTTCCTGCTGACCGACAAACCCATGCGGATTGAGAACATGCCCGAGGCCTTTGTCATGCGGCAGATTTCCGGCGCAAAACTGGTTGAGAATTTAACAGGCCCCTTGCCGGTGCGCGTGATTGGCGGCAAGCCGACGCGTCGCGACCTGGCGCGCCGAGTGGGGAGTCGCGATCCGCGGCCCCACTCTCGCCAGGCGGCCGACCTGTTCGCCAGCGATGTGGCTTCGGCCATCACGGGCAATCTCCTCAGCCCGCGCGAGGAAGATGAAAAGCAGTTGCTCAACATTTCCGAAAGCCTGGGCATGCGCGGTGATGCCATCGACCGGGCGATCCGCCGGACGGAGCCCAGCATCCACGAAAGCGCCGTCCGCGAGGCGCTGAATGCCATCCGTTCGATGACGCTGACCGTGATCGATGGCGACTTTCCTCGCGAGGTGTTGCGGGACCAGAACGTGACCTTCGTTCCTTATCAGTTGCCGGACGAGCTCAACACGGCCGCCCGGTACGACGCCAAAGTCGCCGGCCCGGCGCCTTTGAAAGAGGGCGTCATTTATCTGGGAGCGTTGCCTGACGACACGGCAATCGAGTCGATCGCCAGCACGCGCGCCAAAAGCATGCGGGAGGCCGGCAGTTCGGCAGCTGAGTCGGCGGAGAACGCTCCAACGGTTGCTCCGCCCGCTCCGCGAATGCCGTTGTTACTGCTGGCGTTCGCCGCCATTGTTCTCGCCGGCGCCGGCTACTACCGCTGGCGCAAGCCTTGA
- a CDS encoding PQQ-dependent sugar dehydrogenase, with product MKLQLCHFAWASVGACLVSAGLAWAMPATVAAEDATGLAVESVRMFPNLRIRRPVVIGNAGDGTNRIFVCEEQGVIRVFPNDQTVEDTQVFLDMESRVQYADKMNEEGMLGMAFHPQYKENGQFFLYYTARDPERTSIISRFRVSKDDPNKADPESEEVLMRIKQPFWNHNGGTLAFGPDGYLYIALGDGGARDDPLKSAQDLKQLLGSILRIDVDKATATQRYSIPTDNPFVDVKGAKPEIYAYGFRNIWRMSFDRKTGQLWAGDVGQDLWEEIDIVVKGGNYGWSVREAMHPATPKQGPAGTPSPLGDKLIEPVFEYNHEVGKSITGGYVYRGKKVPALAGKYLYADYVGGQIWALDYDMAKKKVVANYLIDDNDRPVITFGEDEQGEVYYSDAFGMIYGFQPKK from the coding sequence ATGAAGCTGCAACTTTGCCATTTTGCCTGGGCAAGCGTCGGCGCTTGTCTGGTTTCGGCCGGTCTGGCGTGGGCGATGCCCGCCACGGTCGCCGCCGAGGACGCCACCGGTTTGGCGGTGGAATCCGTCCGTATGTTCCCCAACCTGCGCATCCGCCGCCCGGTCGTGATTGGCAACGCGGGCGACGGCACCAACCGGATTTTCGTCTGTGAAGAACAGGGCGTGATCCGCGTGTTCCCGAACGACCAGACGGTGGAAGACACCCAGGTGTTTCTCGACATGGAATCCCGGGTGCAGTACGCCGACAAAATGAACGAAGAAGGCATGCTCGGCATGGCCTTCCATCCCCAGTACAAAGAGAACGGCCAGTTCTTTCTGTATTACACGGCCCGCGATCCGGAGCGGACGTCGATCATTTCCCGCTTCCGCGTCTCCAAAGACGACCCCAACAAGGCCGATCCGGAATCGGAAGAAGTGCTGATGCGGATCAAGCAGCCGTTCTGGAACCATAACGGCGGGACGCTCGCATTCGGTCCCGACGGTTATCTGTACATCGCCCTCGGCGACGGCGGCGCTCGCGATGACCCGCTGAAATCGGCCCAGGATCTGAAGCAGCTGCTCGGTTCTATTTTGCGGATCGATGTCGACAAAGCGACCGCCACGCAAAGGTATTCGATCCCGACGGATAACCCGTTTGTCGACGTCAAAGGCGCCAAACCCGAGATTTACGCCTATGGCTTCCGCAACATCTGGCGGATGAGCTTCGACCGGAAAACGGGCCAGTTGTGGGCCGGCGACGTCGGTCAGGATCTCTGGGAAGAGATCGACATTGTCGTCAAAGGCGGCAACTACGGCTGGAGCGTCCGCGAAGCGATGCACCCGGCGACCCCCAAGCAGGGTCCGGCCGGCACGCCCAGCCCGCTTGGCGACAAGCTGATCGAGCCAGTTTTTGAATACAACCACGAAGTCGGCAAGTCGATCACCGGCGGGTATGTGTACCGCGGCAAGAAAGTGCCCGCCCTGGCTGGCAAATACCTGTACGCCGATTATGTAGGCGGCCAGATCTGGGCCCTGGATTACGACATGGCCAAAAAGAAGGTCGTCGCCAACTATCTGATCGACGACAACGATCGCCCCGTGATCACCTTCGGCGAAGACGAGCAAGGCGAAGTCTATTATAGCGACGCCTTTGGCATGATCTACGGTTTCCAGCCGAAGAAGTAA
- a CDS encoding AAA family ATPase, whose product MDSELHSLVLQLTNNMSQVVLGKPDVVRSCAIALLAGEHILLEDVPGVGKTLVAKSLAKSVDGDFCRLQFTPDLLPSDIVGSSVFNSQTNEFVYTQGPIFSNIVLADEINRAPPRTQSALLEAMSDNQVSVDGKTYPLPKPFMVIATQNPFEFEGTYPLPESQLDRFLLRISMGYPERAQEREVLLSHRKGEPVDELHSVLTGEQVLQLQAAVRDVNVEVSVSDYLLDIVHATRECDELHVGVSTRGALALYRASQAAALVDGRDFVTPDDVKNLAAGALSHRVISKGYLHGGQREASQAVIVRLLEELPVPE is encoded by the coding sequence ATGGATTCTGAGCTCCACAGCCTGGTGCTGCAGTTGACGAACAACATGAGCCAGGTGGTGCTGGGCAAGCCCGACGTTGTGCGATCGTGCGCGATTGCCTTGCTGGCGGGCGAGCATATTCTGCTGGAAGACGTGCCAGGCGTCGGCAAAACGCTGGTCGCCAAATCGCTGGCCAAGAGCGTCGACGGCGACTTCTGTCGTCTGCAGTTCACCCCCGACCTGCTGCCCAGCGACATCGTCGGCAGCAGCGTGTTCAACTCCCAGACGAATGAATTTGTGTACACGCAGGGACCGATCTTTTCCAACATTGTGCTGGCGGACGAAATCAACCGCGCTCCCCCGCGGACCCAGAGCGCCCTGCTGGAAGCGATGAGCGATAACCAGGTCAGCGTCGACGGCAAAACCTATCCGCTGCCCAAGCCGTTCATGGTCATCGCCACGCAAAACCCGTTCGAGTTTGAAGGCACCTACCCGTTGCCGGAAAGCCAGCTGGACCGGTTCCTGCTGCGCATCTCCATGGGCTACCCCGAACGCGCCCAGGAACGCGAAGTCCTGCTCAGCCATCGCAAAGGGGAACCGGTCGACGAACTGCATTCCGTACTGACGGGAGAGCAGGTGCTGCAACTGCAGGCCGCCGTGCGGGATGTGAATGTCGAAGTCTCCGTCAGCGACTACCTGCTGGATATTGTGCACGCCACGCGCGAGTGCGACGAGCTGCATGTGGGCGTCAGCACCCGCGGCGCCCTGGCCCTGTATCGCGCGTCGCAAGCCGCCGCCCTGGTCGACGGCCGCGATTTTGTCACGCCCGACGATGTCAAAAATCTGGCGGCCGGGGCCCTGTCGCATCGGGTCATCAGCAAAGGGTATCTCCACGGCGGGCAGCGTGAAGCTTCGCAGGCCGTGATCGTTCGTCTGCTGGAAGAGCTCCCCGTTCCGGAGTAA
- a CDS encoding DUF58 domain-containing protein — MAMQRRVHLRREGWYYLLVLLFVMSGAILRQVNLLQLLAGLMVGPLLLNWRVATVSIRRLRFRRTLPRRARAGDSVRVNLNVANERRTMAGWAIVLEDPIQRVGSHDSIDRSLGAVMVPRVNPGDQANASYRCELPRRGKYQFGPLHASTRFPLGLVEAIVRSSSVDELLVAPRLGLLSPQWRRLANDDQAGSQRTQNRQGVAEGELYGLREWRRGDSRRWIHWRTSAKLNELIVRQFEQQRNLDLAIVLDLWLPADPSAEQEDHLERVISFAATVVAERCRQGGGSFTVAIAGQQTQTFSAAASPMFRQDLFDRLAVVHGGSDELLPQALDSVFETASRGARLIVLSPREVDTEQLAQHALWDNDAHKLHAFGRTIWIDVSSPQSKAYFRFDEET; from the coding sequence ATGGCGATGCAACGCCGGGTCCATTTACGCCGCGAAGGCTGGTACTACCTGCTGGTGCTGCTCTTCGTCATGAGCGGAGCCATTCTGCGGCAGGTCAACCTGCTGCAGTTGCTGGCCGGGCTGATGGTCGGCCCGTTGCTGCTGAACTGGCGGGTCGCCACGGTCTCCATTCGCCGGTTGCGCTTCCGCCGGACCCTGCCGCGCCGCGCCAGGGCAGGCGATTCGGTGCGGGTGAATCTGAACGTCGCCAACGAACGCCGCACCATGGCCGGCTGGGCGATCGTGCTGGAGGACCCCATCCAACGCGTCGGCTCGCACGATTCCATCGATCGCAGCCTGGGCGCCGTGATGGTTCCCCGCGTCAATCCAGGCGACCAGGCCAACGCCAGCTATCGCTGCGAACTGCCCCGCCGCGGCAAGTACCAGTTTGGACCGCTGCACGCCTCGACCCGCTTCCCGCTGGGGCTGGTCGAAGCAATCGTGCGGTCCAGCTCCGTCGACGAACTGCTGGTCGCCCCGCGGCTGGGCCTGTTGTCGCCCCAGTGGCGTCGCCTGGCCAACGACGACCAGGCCGGTTCCCAGCGCACCCAGAACCGCCAGGGCGTGGCCGAAGGCGAGCTCTACGGCCTGCGGGAATGGCGCCGTGGCGACAGTCGCCGCTGGATCCACTGGCGAACCTCGGCCAAGCTGAATGAGCTGATCGTGCGTCAGTTTGAACAGCAACGCAACCTCGACCTGGCGATTGTGCTGGATCTCTGGCTGCCCGCAGATCCCTCGGCCGAACAGGAGGACCATCTGGAGCGCGTGATCAGCTTTGCCGCCACCGTCGTCGCGGAACGCTGTCGCCAGGGCGGCGGCTCTTTTACGGTCGCCATCGCCGGCCAGCAGACCCAGACGTTCTCGGCCGCCGCTTCGCCCATGTTCCGACAGGATCTGTTTGACCGCCTTGCGGTCGTCCACGGCGGATCCGACGAGTTGCTGCCGCAAGCCCTCGACAGTGTGTTTGAAACGGCCTCCCGCGGCGCCCGGCTGATTGTGCTTTCCCCGCGCGAAGTCGATACAGAACAGCTGGCTCAGCACGCGCTCTGGGACAACGACGCCCACAAGCTGCACGCCTTTGGCCGCACCATCTGGATCGATGTCAGCAGCCCCCAGTCCAAAGCCTATTTCCGCTTCGACGAAGAAACCTGA
- a CDS encoding sugar phosphate isomerase/epimerase family protein yields MEKWPIGVFASIDAGLGVKLEVAQELGVPTIQLHAPAKASRSDAKAAEFLKKIADMGLTLTCVFGGFEGETYGEMSLVEKTVGLVPPEFRYARTQEMMEIADFAKKLQCDAVALHLGYIPEDGDNGLYDEVIAVTREVCDHCKTNGQTLHLETGQETADGLLKFIHDSGCDNLFVNFDPANMIIYGTGEPIEALGKVGQYVRSVHCKDGVWSDAPGKTFGREVPLGEGDVGMENYLRKLEEIGYTGPLTIEREIPQEPARQKAEIGHAVNLLNDLKAKIG; encoded by the coding sequence ATGGAAAAGTGGCCCATTGGCGTATTCGCCAGCATCGATGCAGGTTTAGGCGTCAAACTTGAGGTGGCCCAGGAACTGGGAGTGCCGACGATTCAATTGCATGCACCCGCCAAGGCCAGCCGCAGCGACGCCAAAGCGGCCGAGTTTCTGAAGAAAATCGCCGACATGGGGCTCACGCTGACCTGTGTTTTTGGCGGCTTTGAAGGAGAAACTTACGGCGAAATGTCGCTGGTTGAAAAGACCGTCGGCCTGGTTCCGCCCGAGTTCCGCTACGCCCGCACCCAGGAAATGATGGAGATCGCCGACTTCGCCAAAAAGCTGCAGTGCGACGCGGTCGCCTTGCACCTGGGCTACATTCCCGAGGACGGCGACAACGGCCTGTACGACGAAGTCATCGCCGTCACGCGCGAAGTGTGCGACCACTGCAAAACAAACGGCCAGACCCTGCACCTGGAAACGGGCCAGGAAACGGCCGACGGGTTGCTCAAGTTCATTCACGATTCCGGCTGCGACAACCTGTTTGTCAACTTCGACCCGGCCAACATGATCATTTACGGCACCGGCGAACCGATCGAAGCGCTCGGCAAAGTCGGCCAGTACGTGCGCAGCGTGCATTGCAAGGATGGCGTCTGGTCGGATGCTCCCGGCAAGACGTTCGGCCGTGAAGTGCCGCTGGGCGAAGGCGACGTTGGGATGGAGAACTACCTCCGCAAGCTGGAAGAGATCGGCTACACCGGACCGCTCACCATCGAACGGGAAATTCCCCAGGAACCGGCCCGCCAGAAAGCAGAGATCGGCCACGCCGTGAACCTGCTGAACGACCTGAAAGCCAAAATCGGTTAA
- a CDS encoding molybdopterin-dependent oxidoreductase → MPAPLPPRQQLAAPHKWPVVDHDAPLPTVGPWTLEIHWPDRLLARLTLDELQQLPQGEHTIDVHCVTRWSKPGMRFRGVLLATLLDHVLPQETLGQDVRFLSFVAHSQDPKCSDPHSTSLPLPVARELGVLLAWEAAGEPLPVEHGGPLRVITPGRYFYKSLKWLARIDLLAADRLGHWEAKSGYHNTADPWKEQRYAAAGFSRQQMADLLQQRDVSGQNLVSLDLSQHGLSGFQAQGALLRDANFSGADLTDADFTGANLSNARLIGANLQRADFQNADLEGADFTGADLRGANLCGALLTAVTFGDGATGTIARFDAGTRVEATALEALTPDQEALLRAAVACEDGPVLE, encoded by the coding sequence ATGCCCGCTCCATTACCACCCCGCCAGCAACTGGCGGCTCCGCACAAATGGCCGGTCGTCGATCACGACGCTCCCTTGCCGACCGTCGGACCCTGGACGCTCGAAATCCATTGGCCCGACAGGCTGCTGGCCCGCCTGACGCTGGACGAACTGCAGCAACTGCCGCAGGGGGAGCATACGATCGACGTCCACTGCGTTACCCGCTGGTCGAAGCCAGGCATGCGGTTCCGCGGCGTGCTGCTGGCGACGCTGCTGGACCATGTTTTGCCGCAGGAAACGCTCGGCCAGGATGTCCGCTTTTTGTCGTTTGTCGCCCATAGTCAAGATCCGAAATGCTCGGATCCGCATAGCACGTCGCTGCCGTTGCCTGTGGCGCGGGAGCTGGGGGTATTGCTGGCCTGGGAGGCCGCCGGCGAGCCGTTGCCGGTCGAGCATGGCGGGCCGTTGAGGGTGATCACGCCCGGCCGGTACTTCTATAAAAGTCTGAAGTGGCTGGCGCGGATCGACCTGCTGGCAGCGGATCGGCTGGGTCACTGGGAGGCAAAGTCCGGCTACCACAACACGGCCGACCCCTGGAAGGAACAGCGCTACGCGGCGGCCGGGTTTAGCCGCCAGCAGATGGCCGACCTGCTGCAGCAGCGGGACGTATCGGGCCAGAACCTGGTCAGCCTGGATCTGTCGCAGCATGGATTAAGCGGCTTCCAGGCGCAGGGCGCCTTGTTGCGGGATGCGAACTTTTCCGGCGCCGATTTGACCGACGCCGATTTCACCGGCGCTAATTTAAGCAACGCCCGGTTGATCGGGGCCAATCTGCAGCGGGCCGATTTCCAGAACGCCGACCTGGAAGGGGCCGATTTTACCGGCGCCGATCTGCGCGGGGCCAACCTGTGCGGGGCTTTGCTGACGGCCGTGACGTTTGGGGACGGGGCGACCGGAACGATCGCCCGGTTCGACGCCGGCACGCGAGTGGAAGCGACCGCCCTGGAGGCCCTGACGCCCGACCAGGAGGCGCTTCTTAGGGCGGCCGTCGCCTGTGAGGACGGTCCGGTGCTGGAGTGA